Proteins from one Microbacterium hatanonis genomic window:
- a CDS encoding holo-ACP synthase: MIVGIGVDLVDIARFERSIVRTPRLLTRLFSPDERMLKPRSLAARYAAKEALIKALGGSDGVHWSEIEIASEASGRPLFRLSGSTAAVLTERGITAVHLSMSHDAGIATAYVVAEAEKGAA, from the coding sequence GTGATCGTCGGCATCGGCGTCGACCTGGTCGACATCGCACGGTTCGAGCGGTCGATCGTGCGTACCCCTCGGCTGCTCACGCGGTTGTTCTCGCCGGACGAGCGGATGCTGAAGCCGCGGTCGCTCGCTGCACGCTACGCCGCGAAGGAAGCCCTCATCAAGGCTCTCGGCGGCTCCGACGGCGTGCACTGGAGCGAGATCGAGATCGCGTCCGAAGCATCCGGGAGGCCTCTGTTCCGTCTGTCCGGATCGACGGCGGCCGTGCTCACCGAGCGCGGCATCACCGCCGTGCACCTCTCGATGAGCCACGACGCGGGAATCGCGACGGCCTACGTGGTCGCCGAAGCAGAGAAGGGTGCGGCATGA
- the alr gene encoding alanine racemase: protein MNRLPTGRLREARIDVEAIADNVRHLRRLTDSEVIAVVKADGYGHGAFRSAVAALQGGATRIGVADVAEALALRRAGIRAPILAWLHAPGETFDDAVAADIELGISGLDQLLQVAAAASTSRPVSVHLKIETGLSRNGIAPADYRVVFAEAARLERIGKLTVVGLFSHLSNTSPEDDRAALAAFQEGVVLAASAGLHPPLRHIAATHAAIALPESRMGCVRIGIGIYGLSPFADRSSADLGLRPAMTLRSVVAAVRRVPAGTGVSYGYDYRTERDTTLALVPLGYADGVPRQASGSGPVRIGGAEYRVAGRIAMDQFVVDVGDAPVAVGDEVVLFGDPTLGFPAASDWADAAGTIDYEIVTRIGPRVPRVQVSS, encoded by the coding sequence ATGAACCGACTCCCCACCGGACGCCTGCGCGAAGCGCGCATCGACGTCGAGGCGATCGCTGACAACGTACGACACCTCCGACGGCTCACCGACTCCGAGGTCATCGCCGTGGTCAAGGCCGACGGGTACGGGCACGGAGCTTTCCGCTCGGCCGTCGCCGCGCTGCAGGGCGGGGCCACCCGCATCGGTGTCGCCGACGTCGCGGAAGCGCTCGCGCTGCGCCGCGCGGGGATCCGCGCACCGATCCTGGCCTGGTTGCACGCGCCGGGGGAGACGTTCGACGACGCGGTCGCCGCCGACATCGAGCTCGGCATCTCCGGACTCGATCAGCTGCTGCAGGTCGCTGCCGCCGCATCCACGTCGCGCCCCGTCTCGGTGCATCTCAAGATCGAGACCGGCCTGTCGCGCAACGGGATCGCCCCCGCCGATTACCGAGTGGTCTTCGCGGAGGCCGCGCGCCTCGAGCGCATCGGCAAGCTCACGGTCGTCGGACTCTTCTCGCACCTGTCGAACACCTCTCCCGAAGACGACCGCGCCGCGCTCGCCGCGTTCCAGGAGGGCGTCGTGCTGGCGGCGTCGGCGGGGCTCCACCCGCCGCTGCGCCACATCGCCGCGACCCACGCCGCCATCGCCCTGCCGGAGTCGCGGATGGGATGCGTGCGTATCGGCATCGGCATCTACGGACTCTCGCCGTTCGCCGATCGCTCGTCGGCCGACCTCGGTCTTCGGCCGGCGATGACGCTGCGCTCGGTGGTGGCCGCGGTGCGCCGGGTGCCAGCGGGTACGGGCGTGTCGTACGGGTACGACTACCGCACCGAGCGCGACACCACCCTCGCTCTCGTGCCGTTGGGCTACGCCGACGGCGTGCCGCGGCAGGCCTCGGGATCGGGGCCCGTCCGCATCGGCGGCGCCGAGTACCGCGTCGCCGGACGTATCGCGATGGATCAGTTCGTCGTCGACGTCGGCGACGCCCCCGTCGCGGTCGGCGACGAGGTCGTCCTGTTCGGCGACCCGACCCTCGGATTCCCCGCCGCATCGGACTGGGCGGATGCCGCCGGCACGATCGACTACGAGATCGTCACCCGCATCGGCCCGCGCGTGCCGCGCGTGCAGGTGTCGTCGTGA
- the tsaE gene encoding tRNA (adenosine(37)-N6)-threonylcarbamoyltransferase complex ATPase subunit type 1 TsaE: MTVPAELLGTREVTTAADMDGLGRAIGAALEPGDVVVLNGPLGAGKTTLTRGIGAGLGIRGPVQSPTFVLARTHPSLVGGPPLVHVDAYRLGSAVELDDLDIDVDRSVVVVEWGGGMAEHLADAWWEIDLVRQTGGRGIDTACGDLSRASADLDADAPRTVTISRRP; this comes from the coding sequence GTGACCGTCCCCGCCGAGCTGCTCGGCACGCGCGAGGTCACGACCGCGGCCGACATGGACGGGCTCGGCCGCGCGATCGGTGCCGCCCTCGAGCCGGGCGACGTCGTCGTGCTGAACGGTCCGCTGGGGGCCGGGAAGACCACGCTGACGCGGGGGATCGGTGCCGGTCTCGGGATCCGCGGGCCGGTGCAGAGCCCCACCTTCGTGCTCGCCCGGACGCATCCGTCCCTGGTCGGCGGCCCACCCCTCGTGCACGTCGATGCCTACCGGCTCGGGTCGGCGGTGGAGCTCGACGACCTCGACATCGACGTCGACCGTTCCGTCGTCGTGGTGGAGTGGGGCGGCGGCATGGCCGAGCACCTCGCCGACGCGTGGTGGGAGATCGATCTGGTCCGTCAGACGGGCGGACGCGGCATCGATACGGCCTGCGGCGACCTCTCGCGCGCGAGCGCCGACCTCGACGCCGACGCGCCGCGGACGGTCACGATCTCGCGGCGGCCCTGA
- a CDS encoding alpha/beta fold hydrolase, which produces MTAPTALEVNEAPLGLSRVVVPTAVGAVTSYAGRRAGGPAVVMLHGAAARWTTWTPLLAAADRSTHPLTDVVLIDLPGWGDSGVRAPSLEHLSAAIVDVVRALGYDRWRLVGHSLGGFVALDIAARHPEETLAVGLVSASGGGVLDVLRRPFHGGLRLPGFAGMLLAMRVLHGLGRASDPLLRFLRNVGLLRAFAAPLFRHPNEVDRSVSDALADEIRPVAFLRAARAARTYDDRRWRRIRCAVRSVAGERDVFSPPSDDAWFARRIRDFSAVRLPDAGHYAGVERADEVLTALADVIAPTAAPALRAAARS; this is translated from the coding sequence GTGACCGCGCCGACCGCCCTCGAAGTGAACGAGGCCCCCCTGGGGCTGAGCCGGGTCGTCGTGCCGACGGCCGTCGGTGCGGTCACCTCGTATGCAGGACGGCGCGCCGGCGGTCCGGCCGTGGTGATGCTCCATGGCGCTGCGGCACGGTGGACGACCTGGACGCCGCTGCTCGCGGCAGCCGACCGCTCCACGCACCCGCTGACCGACGTCGTGCTGATCGATCTCCCGGGCTGGGGCGACAGCGGCGTGCGCGCCCCGTCGCTCGAGCATCTGTCCGCGGCCATCGTCGATGTCGTCCGCGCTCTGGGATACGACCGGTGGCGACTGGTCGGGCATTCCCTCGGCGGCTTCGTCGCCCTCGACATCGCCGCCAGGCATCCGGAGGAGACGCTCGCGGTCGGCCTCGTCTCCGCGAGCGGCGGCGGGGTGCTCGACGTCCTCCGCCGCCCCTTCCATGGCGGGCTCCGGCTTCCCGGGTTCGCGGGCATGCTGCTCGCCATGCGCGTCCTGCACGGACTCGGCCGCGCGTCGGATCCGCTCCTTCGCTTCCTGCGGAACGTCGGACTCCTCCGCGCCTTCGCGGCCCCGCTGTTCCGCCATCCGAACGAGGTCGATCGTTCGGTGTCGGACGCCCTTGCCGACGAGATCCGGCCGGTCGCGTTCTTGCGCGCAGCCCGAGCGGCGCGCACCTACGACGATCGCCGCTGGCGACGCATCCGCTGTGCCGTGCGGTCTGTCGCCGGAGAGCGCGACGTGTTCTCCCCTCCGTCCGACGACGCGTGGTTCGCCCGCAGGATCAGGGACTTCTCGGCGGTGCGCCTGCCTGACGCCGGCCACTACGCGGGCGTCGAGCGTGCCGACGAAGTGCTGACGGCCCTCGCGGACGTGATCGCCCCCACAGCGGCGCCCGCCCTCAGGGCCGCCGCGAGATCGTGA
- the tsaB gene encoding tRNA (adenosine(37)-N6)-threonylcarbamoyltransferase complex dimerization subunit type 1 TsaB → MFLGIDTSLGTSAAVVEDDGVIVAEASSENPLGHAEVIGDLLARVVAEASAPLTHVAAGMGPGPFTGLRVGIAAARAFALGRGLPVVPVASHDAVALGILLRRALVDGLDAESARFAVVTDARRREFAYSVYDGLDDDGLPVRSVGPTLVPRDDLDRVLAELDVARVDAASVPAAMVALVGARSLAAGREVAGAEPLYLRAPDVTVGGARKRVGS, encoded by the coding sequence GTGTTCCTCGGCATCGATACCTCCCTCGGCACGTCCGCCGCCGTCGTCGAGGACGACGGGGTCATCGTCGCCGAAGCCTCGAGCGAGAACCCGCTCGGGCACGCCGAGGTGATCGGCGACCTGCTCGCGCGGGTCGTGGCGGAGGCGTCCGCGCCCCTGACGCATGTCGCGGCGGGCATGGGACCCGGCCCGTTCACGGGTCTCCGGGTCGGCATCGCGGCCGCTCGCGCCTTCGCCCTCGGGCGGGGACTGCCGGTCGTCCCCGTGGCGAGCCACGACGCCGTCGCCCTCGGCATCCTCCTGCGCAGAGCGCTCGTCGACGGCCTCGACGCCGAGTCCGCGCGCTTCGCCGTCGTCACCGATGCGCGCAGACGCGAATTCGCCTACTCGGTGTACGACGGGCTCGACGACGACGGCCTGCCGGTGCGATCGGTCGGCCCCACGCTCGTCCCGCGCGACGACCTCGATCGCGTCCTCGCGGAACTCGACGTCGCGCGAGTGGACGCCGCATCCGTTCCGGCGGCCATGGTCGCGCTGGTGGGTGCGCGCTCGCTCGCCGCCGGCCGGGAGGTGGCCGGTGCCGAGCCGCTCTACCTCCGCGCGCCCGACGTGACCGTCGGCGGCGCGCGAAAGCGGGTGGGCTCATGA
- the rimI gene encoding ribosomal protein S18-alanine N-acetyltransferase encodes MNLRPATVDDLDAIMELERASFQGDAWSTAVMRAELASEHNWYVVAEAPGRLDGYAGLRAPAGGTDADVQTIALAESARGRGQGRALLRELLREADRRRIREVFLDVRDDNVTAQNLYRSEGFVEIGRRPNYYPDGNVDAVVMRLDVAGWRAATNPSPTDAGACT; translated from the coding sequence ATGAACCTCCGCCCCGCCACCGTCGACGATCTCGACGCGATCATGGAGCTCGAACGCGCGTCCTTCCAGGGCGACGCCTGGTCGACGGCGGTCATGCGCGCCGAGCTCGCGTCGGAGCACAACTGGTACGTGGTCGCCGAGGCGCCCGGTCGTCTCGACGGCTACGCCGGACTGCGCGCACCCGCGGGGGGAACGGACGCCGACGTGCAGACCATCGCACTCGCGGAGTCCGCCCGTGGGCGCGGGCAGGGGAGGGCGCTTCTGCGCGAACTGCTGCGCGAGGCCGACCGCCGCCGCATCCGCGAGGTGTTCCTCGACGTCCGCGACGACAATGTCACGGCGCAGAACCTCTACCGCTCGGAGGGATTCGTGGAGATCGGCCGCCGACCCAACTACTACCCCGACGGCAATGTCGACGCCGTGGTCATGCGGCTCGACGTCGCGGGGTGGCGCGCCGCGACGAACCCGTCGCCCACCGACGCGGGGGCGTGCACGTGA
- the tsaD gene encoding tRNA (adenosine(37)-N6)-threonylcarbamoyltransferase complex transferase subunit TsaD translates to MHVSGPLVLGIETSCDETGIGIVRGRELLSNTIASSMDEQARYGGVVPEIAARAHLEALQPSIEAALAEASVSLAELDAVAVTSGPGLAGALMVGVGAAKALAVSLGKPLYAVNHLVGHIAADILTEDADRLEYPTVAILVSGGHTSLLLVRDLTSDVELLGETVDDAAGEAFDKVARVLGLPYPGGPEIDRAAAQGDPLAIRFPRGLSRASDMAEHRYDFSFSGLKTAVARWVEQREDAGEPVPVADVAASFREAVVDVLVTKALDACARHGVPRLLLGGGVIANRRLRDVALERAEAAGVTVRIPPLSLCTDNGAMIAALAAELISAGRQPSTLAFGADSTLPVTEIQV, encoded by the coding sequence GTGCACGTGAGCGGGCCGCTGGTCCTGGGCATCGAGACCAGCTGCGACGAGACGGGCATCGGGATCGTCCGGGGCCGCGAGCTGCTGTCGAACACCATCGCTTCGAGCATGGACGAGCAGGCCCGCTACGGGGGCGTCGTGCCCGAAATCGCGGCCCGTGCGCACCTCGAGGCGCTGCAGCCGTCGATCGAAGCGGCGCTCGCCGAAGCATCCGTGTCCCTCGCCGAGCTCGACGCGGTCGCCGTCACGAGCGGCCCGGGTCTCGCCGGCGCGCTCATGGTGGGAGTGGGCGCGGCGAAGGCGCTCGCCGTGTCGCTCGGCAAGCCGCTCTACGCGGTCAACCACCTCGTGGGACACATCGCGGCCGACATCCTCACCGAAGACGCCGATCGTCTCGAATACCCCACGGTCGCGATCCTCGTCAGCGGTGGACACACCTCCCTCCTGCTGGTGCGCGACCTCACGAGCGACGTCGAACTGCTCGGCGAGACCGTCGACGATGCGGCGGGCGAGGCATTCGACAAGGTCGCCCGCGTGCTGGGGCTGCCCTACCCCGGCGGCCCCGAGATCGACCGGGCCGCGGCGCAGGGCGACCCGCTGGCGATCCGGTTCCCCCGGGGACTGTCGCGGGCGTCGGATATGGCCGAGCACCGCTACGACTTCTCCTTCTCCGGACTGAAGACCGCCGTCGCGCGCTGGGTGGAGCAGCGCGAGGACGCCGGTGAGCCCGTGCCCGTGGCCGACGTCGCTGCGTCGTTCCGGGAGGCCGTCGTCGACGTGCTGGTGACCAAAGCCCTCGACGCCTGCGCCCGTCACGGCGTGCCTCGCCTGCTGCTCGGCGGCGGCGTCATCGCCAACCGGCGGTTGCGTGACGTCGCCCTCGAGCGGGCCGAGGCGGCGGGCGTCACCGTCCGCATCCCGCCGTTGAGCCTGTGCACCGACAACGGCGCCATGATCGCCGCGCTCGCAGCGGAGCTCATCTCCGCAGGCCGGCAACCCTCTACCCTCGCGTTCGGTGCCGACTCGACCCTCCCCGTGACGGAGATCCAGGTATGA
- a CDS encoding class I SAM-dependent methyltransferase, translating into MDIAELTALLSPDGLRLLDETAAAPGDVAQTVSRLRAAGHSPALVSAVVGQARLRTRASAKFGEFAERMLFTRAGLEQATRLSIAGRHAARFRDAGISQVADLGCGIGGDAMGFAALGLRVRAVDADEVTSAIAAYNLAPFGDAVEVRHGTAETTDLTGVDAVWLDPARRTAGHTETRRVAASDYSPPLDWAFAQLRRLPGGMKLGPAFDRDAIPDDLEAQWVSADGSTVELVLWSGALARQGVRRAALVTRGEQSWEITSPADAEDVAVRDLGAFVHEPDGAVIRARLIGDVARALEAGMLAPGMAYLTSDAALTSPFVSSFRVREEVPSDTRALARVLRARGIGTLEIKKRGVDVDPATLRGKLGLRGDDSATLLLTRIGSRRLALLADRVS; encoded by the coding sequence ATGGACATCGCCGAGCTGACCGCCCTGTTGAGCCCCGACGGACTCCGCCTTCTCGACGAGACGGCGGCCGCTCCCGGCGATGTCGCGCAGACGGTGTCGAGGCTTCGCGCCGCGGGCCACTCCCCCGCCCTCGTCTCGGCGGTCGTGGGCCAAGCTCGGCTGCGCACCCGGGCGTCGGCGAAGTTCGGCGAGTTCGCCGAGCGGATGCTGTTCACCAGGGCGGGCCTCGAACAAGCCACCCGCCTGTCGATCGCCGGACGGCACGCGGCGCGGTTCCGCGACGCGGGCATCTCGCAGGTCGCCGACCTGGGCTGCGGGATCGGCGGCGACGCGATGGGGTTCGCAGCGCTGGGGCTGCGGGTGCGGGCGGTGGACGCGGACGAGGTGACCTCGGCGATCGCGGCGTACAACCTGGCTCCCTTCGGCGACGCCGTCGAGGTGCGGCATGGAACGGCCGAGACCACCGACCTGACGGGTGTCGACGCCGTGTGGCTCGACCCCGCTCGCCGCACGGCCGGGCACACGGAGACCCGTCGCGTGGCGGCCTCCGACTACTCCCCGCCGCTCGACTGGGCCTTCGCACAGCTGCGGCGTCTGCCGGGTGGGATGAAGCTCGGTCCTGCCTTCGACCGCGACGCGATCCCCGACGACCTCGAGGCGCAGTGGGTCAGCGCCGACGGCTCGACCGTCGAGCTCGTGCTGTGGTCGGGGGCGCTGGCCCGCCAGGGCGTTCGACGAGCCGCGCTCGTCACGAGGGGCGAGCAGTCGTGGGAGATCACGAGCCCCGCCGACGCCGAAGACGTAGCCGTTCGCGACCTGGGTGCGTTCGTGCACGAACCCGACGGGGCCGTGATCCGCGCGCGGCTGATCGGCGATGTCGCGCGCGCGCTCGAGGCCGGCATGCTCGCGCCCGGCATGGCGTACCTCACCTCGGATGCGGCGCTGACGAGCCCGTTCGTCTCGTCGTTCCGCGTGCGAGAAGAAGTGCCGTCCGACACCCGCGCGCTGGCCAGAGTGCTGCGCGCACGCGGCATCGGCACCCTCGAGATCAAGAAGCGCGGGGTCGACGTCGATCCCGCGACGCTACGGGGGAAGCTCGGACTGCGGGGTGACGACTCCGCGACCCTCCTGCTCACGCGCATCGGCTCGCGCCGTCTCGCGCTGCTCGCCGACCGGGTGTCCTGA
- a CDS encoding dynamin family protein, producing MSQTVPATTDQSTTAGDDTSPTAVELANKDLVVLVERTKGFTSVAGREDLAERLDQTRARLLDPQVRVVIVGQFKQGKSKLVNALVNAPACPVDDDVATSVPTFVSYADEASAVVLTRDDSGVEPRVERTTIPLADLAEYVSERGNPNNARDILAAEVMLPREILRGGLKLIDSPGVGGIESTRSVSTLAALSTAHAVLLVSDASQEYTEPEVQFLKHALRVSPNVAAVLSKTDVYPEWRQIERIDRSHLGAVGEIPIFAVSSDLRLTAADEQDRELNEESGFPALVSHLRRDVLGKAEALHQRAAMHDLMSVTDQLSLSVKTELNALLHPEDTPQMIARLDEAKARADEFRGRSSRWQVALGDGIADLISDTEHDLRDRLRKVQREAEAAIDEGDPGPIWDQITEWLDQRVSAAVSETFVWTNERSQWLAERVAEEFITEEAGIPLIRVGETDGLLDPVEEMQGIASGRMGAAEKIYIGVRGSYGGVLMAGLATSLVGLSLLNPISLLVGVVVGRRAYKEDMSNRLNRRQAEAKNLVRRHIEDVVFQVGKQLRDRLRSVQRAARDHFGGIADELHRSLSDSVLVAKQAAVTYQSDRDSRVKQLELHLNRIDALRKEIPALVVGESSPKKSIR from the coding sequence ATGAGCCAGACCGTTCCTGCGACGACCGATCAGAGCACCACCGCGGGGGATGACACCTCTCCCACCGCGGTCGAGCTGGCCAATAAGGATCTCGTGGTCCTCGTCGAGCGCACGAAGGGCTTCACGTCGGTCGCGGGGCGCGAAGACCTGGCCGAACGCCTCGACCAGACCCGCGCCCGTCTCCTCGACCCCCAGGTGCGCGTCGTCATCGTGGGTCAGTTCAAGCAGGGCAAGAGCAAGCTCGTCAACGCGCTCGTCAACGCGCCGGCCTGCCCCGTCGACGACGACGTCGCCACCAGCGTGCCGACGTTCGTCTCCTACGCGGACGAGGCGTCGGCCGTCGTCCTCACCCGCGACGACAGCGGGGTCGAGCCCCGCGTGGAACGCACGACCATTCCCCTCGCCGATCTCGCCGAGTACGTCTCGGAGCGCGGCAACCCGAACAACGCCCGCGACATCCTCGCCGCCGAGGTGATGCTTCCTCGGGAGATCCTCCGCGGCGGTCTCAAGCTCATCGACTCGCCCGGGGTCGGCGGGATCGAATCGACCCGTTCGGTGAGCACCCTGGCCGCTCTGTCGACCGCGCACGCCGTGCTGCTGGTGTCCGACGCGTCGCAGGAGTACACCGAGCCCGAGGTGCAGTTCCTCAAGCACGCGCTGCGGGTCTCCCCGAACGTCGCCGCCGTGCTCTCCAAGACCGACGTCTACCCCGAGTGGCGACAGATCGAGCGCATCGACCGGTCGCACCTCGGCGCGGTCGGCGAGATCCCGATCTTCGCCGTCTCGAGCGACCTGCGCCTGACCGCGGCCGACGAGCAGGACCGAGAGCTCAACGAGGAGTCCGGCTTCCCGGCTCTCGTGTCGCACCTCCGTCGCGATGTTCTCGGCAAGGCCGAGGCGCTGCACCAGCGTGCCGCGATGCACGACCTCATGTCGGTCACCGACCAGCTCTCGCTCAGCGTCAAGACCGAGCTGAACGCCCTGCTGCACCCCGAAGACACCCCGCAGATGATCGCCCGTCTCGACGAGGCCAAAGCGCGGGCCGACGAGTTCCGCGGGCGCTCCTCACGGTGGCAGGTCGCATTGGGCGACGGGATCGCCGACCTCATCTCCGACACCGAGCACGACCTCCGCGACCGACTCCGCAAGGTGCAGCGCGAGGCCGAGGCGGCCATCGACGAGGGCGACCCCGGTCCGATCTGGGACCAGATCACCGAGTGGCTGGATCAGCGGGTCTCCGCCGCGGTGTCCGAGACGTTCGTCTGGACCAACGAGCGGTCGCAGTGGCTCGCGGAGCGGGTCGCCGAGGAGTTCATCACCGAGGAGGCGGGCATCCCCCTCATCCGCGTCGGCGAGACGGACGGCCTGCTCGACCCCGTCGAGGAGATGCAGGGCATCGCCTCGGGGCGCATGGGCGCTGCCGAGAAGATCTACATCGGTGTCCGCGGCTCCTACGGCGGCGTGCTGATGGCGGGTCTCGCGACCAGCCTGGTCGGACTCTCGCTCCTCAACCCGATCTCGTTGCTGGTGGGTGTCGTCGTCGGCCGCCGTGCGTATAAAGAGGACATGTCGAACCGCCTCAACCGCCGGCAGGCCGAGGCGAAGAACCTCGTGCGCCGTCACATCGAGGACGTCGTGTTCCAGGTGGGCAAGCAGCTCCGAGACCGTCTGAGGTCGGTGCAGCGCGCCGCACGCGACCACTTCGGCGGCATCGCCGACGAGCTGCACCGTTCGCTCTCCGACTCCGTGCTCGTCGCCAAGCAGGCGGCGGTGACCTACCAGAGCGATCGTGACTCGCGCGTGAAGCAGCTGGAGTTGCATCTCAACCGCATCGACGCGCTTCGCAAGGAGATCCCGGCGCTCGTCGTCGGCGAGAGCTCTCCGAAGAAGTCCATCCGATGA
- a CDS encoding dynamin family protein: MSRAGLADAATLVQEALELYADDRVAVAALERHARRLREPLRLAVAGMVKAGKSTVLNALIGEQIAPTDAGECTKIVTWYRYSVSARITAHLKSGGETRLPVKRTDGALVIELGALTADQVEWIEVAWPSESLRSLVIIDTPGIASLSQDVSARSHAFLAPDDAPSDADAILYLLRHIHASDIGFLEAFRDNAAGSSQTVNAVALLSRADEIGSGRIDSLLSAARVADRYRRDGELRALALGCIPVAGLLAEGARALRESEFAAFRELAGLDRATRDRMLVSVDRFTRPSTATTLSVEERKRLLARFGIFGVRLGSALVRAGASSSTDLAQRLVQQSGLLEVQQFIVEQFRARASVLKTRAVLAGLEDLLRDKPRDGSDDVRAGLERLVATNHELRELVLLSEFRTTIPRLASADAAEAERIIGGSGTAVAARLGLTDSARTDEVREALASSLAKWRTLSESPLSDRATVEICRVVIRSLEGIASQVGAAAPGADRSTADVVAAGSPA; this comes from the coding sequence ATGAGTCGGGCGGGCCTCGCCGACGCGGCGACCCTCGTTCAGGAGGCTCTCGAGCTCTACGCCGACGACCGTGTCGCGGTCGCGGCACTCGAGAGGCACGCACGCCGGCTGCGCGAGCCGCTGCGGCTCGCCGTGGCCGGCATGGTCAAGGCGGGCAAGTCGACCGTGTTGAACGCTCTCATCGGCGAGCAGATCGCTCCGACCGACGCCGGCGAGTGCACGAAGATCGTCACGTGGTACCGGTATTCGGTCTCTGCGCGCATCACCGCCCACCTCAAGAGCGGTGGAGAGACGCGCCTGCCGGTCAAGCGCACGGACGGTGCGCTGGTGATCGAGCTGGGCGCGTTGACGGCCGACCAGGTGGAGTGGATCGAGGTGGCGTGGCCCTCCGAGAGCCTGCGGTCCCTCGTCATCATCGACACCCCGGGTATCGCCTCCCTCTCGCAGGATGTCTCCGCTCGATCGCACGCCTTCCTCGCCCCCGACGACGCTCCCTCCGACGCCGACGCCATCCTCTACCTGCTCCGGCACATCCACGCGTCCGACATCGGTTTCCTCGAGGCCTTCCGCGACAACGCGGCCGGTTCGTCGCAGACCGTGAACGCCGTCGCCCTGCTCTCTCGGGCCGACGAGATCGGCTCCGGTCGCATCGACTCGCTGCTCTCGGCCGCTCGCGTGGCGGACAGGTACCGACGCGACGGCGAGCTGAGGGCCCTCGCCCTCGGCTGCATCCCTGTGGCCGGTCTCCTCGCCGAGGGCGCGCGAGCGCTCCGCGAGAGCGAGTTCGCCGCGTTCCGTGAACTCGCGGGCCTCGACAGGGCGACGCGAGACCGGATGCTGGTATCGGTCGATCGATTCACCCGACCCTCCACGGCGACGACCCTGTCGGTGGAGGAGCGCAAGCGCCTCCTCGCTCGCTTCGGCATCTTCGGCGTGCGTCTGGGGTCCGCGCTGGTCCGCGCGGGAGCATCCAGTTCGACCGACCTCGCCCAGCGCCTCGTGCAGCAGAGCGGGTTGCTCGAGGTGCAGCAGTTCATCGTCGAGCAGTTCCGGGCCCGAGCGTCCGTGCTCAAGACACGCGCCGTGCTGGCGGGTCTGGAAGACCTGCTGCGCGACAAGCCCCGCGACGGCTCCGACGACGTGCGTGCCGGCCTGGAGCGCCTCGTGGCGACGAATCACGAGCTGCGCGAACTGGTGCTGCTGTCGGAGTTCCGAACGACGATCCCGCGGCTGGCGTCCGCGGACGCCGCCGAGGCCGAGCGCATCATCGGCGGGTCGGGCACGGCGGTCGCCGCGCGCCTCGGGCTGACCGATTCGGCGCGCACCGACGAGGTGCGCGAGGCGCTGGCCTCGTCGCTCGCCAAGTGGCGGACGCTCAGCGAGTCGCCGCTGAGCGACCGCGCGACCGTCGAGATCTGCCGGGTGGTGATCCGCAGCCTCGAGGGGATCGCCTCACAGGTCGGAGCTGCTGCTCCCGGAGCCGATCGGTCCACGGCGGACGTCGTGGCCGCGGGCAGTCCAGCGTAG
- a CDS encoding IniB N-terminal domain-containing protein: MSVTLASVADALIEFILSLLRDPEAAAEFEEDPDGMLASRGLSSVSHADVCSVAPVLVERHDVIPSPKPTPAPTPDHHTPDNPVVREIKNITNQFTSIDDRDTIIDQSVNQNIWAEGDVNQVFDNEANVASGDGSMAAGDDIAIDKTQDNSTNINAGGDANVGNDTDVTDIDDSYNEDTDASTTTDNSTDVSLDGSANDSSTNVDVNDSLNDTSTETTDVDTTVNSDAVFDSTDTVIVDDSSADDTF, encoded by the coding sequence ATGAGCGTAACCCTGGCCAGTGTCGCCGACGCGCTGATCGAATTCATCCTGAGCCTTCTGCGCGACCCCGAGGCCGCCGCAGAGTTCGAGGAGGATCCCGATGGGATGCTGGCCTCGCGTGGGCTCAGTTCCGTCAGCCATGCAGATGTGTGCTCGGTCGCCCCCGTGCTGGTGGAGCGTCACGACGTCATCCCCTCGCCGAAGCCCACTCCGGCGCCGACCCCCGACCACCACACCCCCGACAACCCGGTGGTGCGTGAGATCAAGAACATCACGAACCAGTTCACGTCGATCGATGACCGCGACACGATCATCGACCAGTCGGTCAACCAGAACATCTGGGCCGAGGGCGACGTCAACCAGGTCTTCGACAACGAGGCCAACGTCGCCTCGGGCGACGGCTCGATGGCTGCCGGTGACGACATCGCCATCGACAAGACGCAGGACAACTCGACGAACATCAACGCCGGCGGCGACGCGAATGTCGGCAACGACACCGACGTCACCGACATCGACGACTCGTACAACGAGGACACCGATGCGTCGACCACGACCGACAACTCCACCGACGTCTCGCTCGATGGTTCGGCGAACGACAGCTCGACCAACGTCGATGTGAACGACTCGCTCAACGACACGTCCACCGAGACGACCGACGTCGACACGACCGTCAACAGCGACGCGGTGTTCGACTCGACCGACACCGTCATCGTGGACGACTCGTCGGCAGACGACACCTTCTAG